The following are encoded together in the Platichthys flesus chromosome 9, fPlaFle2.1, whole genome shotgun sequence genome:
- the LOC133960807 gene encoding chloride channel CLIC-like protein 1, translating to MLLALLVCSLVLVSAVGQQVNDDWVDPHDMLHYDSTTKSMRKPTEVRCCLSGCTCQPTCDQVFKRFLNRLLKEMQKVGLPTDSSDAFYDAKVGVSKEAITEIQTLVDGDGSFTTGALDTAVSQILVDLKPHDCEAWKWRFKDSFGVELDTLLKIGLCVLVMMAIICTQLRSTVSWMLLALLVCGLVLVSAVGQQANDDWVDPYDMLHYDSTSKNMRKPTEIEEQKKKISLLSGQPTCNPVFKRFLKRLLKEMQKVGLPTDSSEAFYDAKVGVSKQAITEIQTLLDGDGSFTTGALDTAVSQILVDLKPHEYDACKGRLKDSFGVDLCTLLMIGLCALVMMLIICTRQWSTVSWFVLFTGLFAVCFAVSIVWNWFYLYKIALAEHHHNLVKMDSVREKCTGMKKIDWADSLKEWYRSTWTLQDDPCKIYYNLLFVDPLLLVPPTKAISFTITTFITEPMKHIGQGISEFFRALLQDLPVTLQIPVLLIIVLVVVVFVFVSVQAAFLHGITAPLRHWGPPPPGLQQPQQQPQALFQGVADLDPLAGRDTHQQGPRQQADDGRAHRNPVRQRHPNRPIEKKARVVVETLQSAARSEDETDNEQQEGNCEVEQNLTEESDAENQVENKEEPEEAADNRVAAHIAQAKTKTTPKAKPMRVSENRSQDQHSGDDEAPKSQPAGNPPSHTDVNGSS from the exons ATGCTGCTCGCTCTGCTTGTGTGTAGCCTGGTTCTGGTCTCTGCCGTGGGGCAGCAGGTGAACGATGACTGGGTCGACCCGCATGATATGCTCCACTACGACTCAACCACCAAGAGCATGAGGAAGCCCACTGAGGTGCGCTGTTGTTTATCTGGCTGCACAT GTCAGCCAACATGCGACCAAGTGTTCAAGAGATTCCTCAACAGGCTCCTGAAGGAAATGCAAAAAGTTGGTTTG CCCACTGACTCCTCAGACGCTTTCTATGATGCCAAAGTTGGAGTTTCTAAAGAAGCCATCACAGAGATTCAGACACTTGTGGATGGTGACGGGAGCTTTACAACTGGTGCTCTAGACACTGCCGTCAGTCAGATACTAGTGGATCTCAAACCACATGACTGTGAGGCCTGGAAGTGGCGTTTCAAGGACAGTTTTGGCGTGGAGCTGGACACACTGTTAAAG ATCGGGCTGTGTGTTCTGGTCATGATGGCCATCATCTGCACGCAGCTGAGGTCGACCGTGTCCTG GATGCTGCTCGCTCTGCTGGTGTGTGGCCTGGTTCTGGTCTCTGCCGTGGGGCAGCAGGCGAACGATGACTGGGTCGACCCATATGATATGCTCCACTACGACTCAACCTCCAAGAACATGAGGAAGCCCACTGAG ATTGaagaacaaaagaagaagatcTCACTCCTCTCAGGTCAGCCGACATGCAATCCGGTGTTCAAGAGATTCCTCAAAAGGCTCCTGAAGGAAATGCAAAAAGTGGGTTTG CCCACTGACTCCTCAGAAGCTTTCTATGATGCCAAAGTTGGAGTTTCTAAACAAGCCATCACAGAGATTCAGACACTTCTGGATGGTGACGGGAGCTTTACAACTGGTGCTCTTGACACTGCCGTCAGTCAGATACTAGTGGATCTCAAACCACATGAGTATGATGCCTGTAAGGGGCGTTTAAAGGACAGTTTTGGCGTGGACCTGTGCACACTATTAATG ATCGGGCTGTGTGCTCTGGTCATGATGCTCATCATCTGCACGCGGCAGTGGTCGACCGTATCCTGGTTCGTGCTGTTCACTGGACTCTTTGCTGTCTGCTTCGCTGTCAGTATTGTCTGGAACTGGTTTTACCTGTATAAG ATCGCCTTAGCTGAGCATCATCACAACCTGGTGAAGATGGACAGTGTAAGGGAAAAATGCACCGGCATGAAGAAAATTGACTGGGCCGACAGTTTAAAAG AGTGGTACAGAAGCACCTGGACTCTTCAGGACGACCCCTGTAAGATTTACTACAATCTCCTGTTTGTCGACCCACTTCTGCTGGTACCTCCGACCAAG GCGATCTCCTTTACCATCACAACTTTCATCACAGAGCCAATGAAGCACATTGGCCAGGGAATCAGTGAGTTTTTTCGGGCCCTCCTCCAAGATCTACCGGTTACCTTGCAGATCCCTGTTCTCCTCATAATTGTTCTCGTCGTGGTG gtatttgtgtttgtcagtgtgcaGGCAGCCTTCCTGCATGGCATCACTGCACCTCTACGCCATTGGggtccacctcctcctgggctccaacaaccacaacagcAGCCTCAGGCTCTATTCCAGGGGGTTGCGGACCTAGACCCTTTAGCAGGCAGGGATACACACCAGCAAGGTCCAAGGCAGCAAGCCGATGATGGCAGAGCACACAGGAATCCAGTTCGTCAGCGGCATCCCAATAGACCCATTGAGAAGAAGGCCCGGGTGGTTGTTGAGACACTGCAATCAGCTGCCCGCAGTGAGGATGAGACAGACAATGAGCAACAGGAGGGAAACTGTGAGGTTGAGCAGAATCTGACCGAGGAGTCAGATGCAGAAAACCAAGTGGAGAACAAAGAGGAGCCCGAAGAAGCAGCTGACAACAGGGTTGCTGCTCACATAGCCCAAGCAAAAACCAAAACCACACCCAAGGCCAAACCTATGAGAGTCAGTGAGAATCGTTCCCAGGACCAACACAGTGGAGACGATGAGGCACCCAAATCTCAGCCGGCAGGAAATCCGCCTTCACATACTGATGTCAACGGGAGTTCTTGA
- the ftsj3 gene encoding pre-rRNA 2'-O-ribose RNA methyltransferase FTSJ3, with protein sequence MGKKLKVGKTRKDKFYHLAKETGYRSRSSFKLIQLNRKFQFLQKARALVDLCAAPGGWLQVASNFMPVSSLIIGVDLVPIKPIPNVVMLQEDITTEKCRQAIKKQLQTWKVDVVLNDGAPNVGANWSHDAFTQAHLTLMALKLACDYLVKGGTFVTKVFRSKDYQPLLWIFQQFFKKVQATKPQASRNESAEIFVVCQGYLAPDKIDSKFFDAKYAFKEVEVLAKTVKDLMPVKKPKAKGYTDGDLTLYHSFTVTSFLRAENPIDFLSKASEISFDNEDLESHSATSIEIKECCSDIKVLGRKELRLLLSWRTKLRKFLSKKLKAAKEQDPELNLSSDEEKCKSDDEPEPKKEVEDDEEKEEEELEKKLAELKAEEVSDLRRKKKKLLKERRKVRERVELKMDLPGVSIADTDDTCLFSLATVKKQKVLTDMSKGDMQLADNLPDEDDDMYLSEDEEDDADQMSLASDLDDDDMEEVEQRQKELETKAPKKKVQFAEEEEDEGKDSGLLVELEGKDEKKERETSLWFSKGIFSEIDLEGDAKSELQHTELLQNQQTVKSQKRKAQEEEAEEEEEEAEEVVSAAAAPAAPKPEEEKAGPLKEAEKESDSDDSSDDEKEITKMKQAKGAAGKSGETDDDLKVVPVESTSKKARILNAEGLALGCKIATSKKTARDLMDGSFHRYASSDEPWEVPEWFLDDERKHRKKPIPVTREMVDEFKQKWKEIDARPIKRVAEAKARKKRRMLKKMETAKKKAEAVVNTVDITEREKMAQLKSIYKKAGIGKEKRDVTYVVTKKGAGKKVSRPPGVKGVFKVVDGRMKKDLRATQRKDKRDKKGKGKGAKPKGRIPKGGRKKGAK encoded by the exons ATGGGGAAGAAGCTGAAAGTCGGAAAGACGCGAAAAGATAAATTCTACCACTTGGCCAAAGAAACAG ggTATCGTTCCCGTTCCTCCTTCAAACTCATCCAGCTCAACCGTAAGTTTcagtttctgcagaaagcccgaGCCCTGGTGGACCTGTGCGCTGCTCCGGGAGGATG GTTGCAGGTAGCATCAAACTTTATGCCTGTGTCAAGTCTCATTATTG GTGTTGACCTGGTGCCCATCAAGCCCATTCCTAATGTGGTGATGCTGCAAGAGGACATcacaacagagaaatgcagaCAG GCTATAAAAAAGCAGCTGCAGACTTGGAAGGTGGATGTGGTGTTAAACGATGGAGCCCCGAATGTGGGAGCCAACTGGTCACATGACGCCTTCACTCAAG CTCACCTGACGCTCATGGCTCTGAAACTGGCTTGTGACTATCTGGTCAAAGGTGGCACTTTTGTCACAAAGGTCTTCCGCTCCAAGGATTACCAGCCGCTCCTCTGGATCTTCCAGCAGTTCTTCAAGAAGGTGCAGGCCACCAAGCCGCAGGCATCCAGGAATGAGTCCGCTGAGATCTTTGTCGTCTGTCAGG GTTACCTTGCCCCGGATAAAATCGACAGCAAGTTCTTTGATGCCAAATATGCGTTTAAGGAAGTGGAGGTGCTGGCCAAAACTGTGAAGGACCTGATGCCTGTCAAGAAGCCAAAGGCAA AGGGATACACAGACGGAGATCTGACGCTTTACCACAGTTTCACAGTGACCTCTTTTCTCAGAGCGGAGAACCCTATTGACTTCCTGAGCAAAGCCAGTGAG ATCAGCTTCGATAACGAAGACCTGGAGTCTCACTCAGCCACCAGCATTGAGATAAAGGAGTGTTGTAGTGACATCAAAGTCTTGGGCCGTAAAGAGCTCCG CCTGCTGCTGAGCTGGAGGACCAAGCTGCGGAAATTCCTTTCCAAGAAACTGAAGGCTGCCAAAGAGCAAGACCCAGAGCTCAA CTTAAGCTCTGATGAAGAGAAGTGTAAGTCCGACGACGAGCCCGAACCgaagaaagaggtggaggacgacgaggaaaaggaggaggaggaattggAGAAGAAACTGGCAGAGCTGAAAGCGGAGGAAGTGTCTGACCTCAGACG gaagaagaagaaactgctGAAAGAGCGGAGGAAGGTGAGGGAGAGGGTGGAGCTGAAGATGGACCTGCCGGGCGTCTCCATCGCAGACACCGACGACACATGCCTGTTCTCTCTCGCAACCGTCAAGAAGCAAAAG GTGTTGACTGATATGTCAAAGGGGGACATGCAGCTGGCGGATAATCTACcggatgaagatgatgacatGTACCTgtctgaggatgaggaagacgaTGCGGATCAAATGTCCCTGGCCTCTGATTTAGATGACgatgacatggaggaggtggagcagcgaCAGAAAGAGCTGGAGACGAAGGCCCCTAAGAAGAA agtACAGtttgctgaggaagaggaggatgaagggaagGACAGCGGTCTGCTAGTGGAGCTGGAGGGAAAGGATGAGAAGAAAGAGCGAGAGACCAGCCTGTGGTTCAGCAAG ggCATCTTCTCTGAGATTGATCTGGAAGGAGACGCAAAGAGTGAGCTCCAACACACTGAGCTTCTCCAGAACCAACAGACAG TAAAAAGCCAAAAGAGGaaagctcaggaggaggaggcagaggaggaggaagaggaggcagaagaggtggtgtcagctgctgctgctcctgctgctcctaagccagaggaggaaaaggCGGGACCTTTGAAGGAAGCTGAGAAGGAGAGCGACTCAGACGACAGCAGCGATGATGAGAA GGAGATTACCAAGATGAAGCAGGCAAAGGGGGCTGCTGGGAAGTCAGGAGAGACCGATGACGACCTCAAGGTTGTTCCTGTAGAGAGCACCA GTAAGAAAGCCAGGATCCTGAATGCTGAAGGCCTGGCCCTCGGCTGTAAGATCGCTACGTCGAAGAAAACCGCCAGAGACCTGATGGACGGCTCCTTTCATAG GTATGCTAGTTCTGACGAGCCCTGGGAAGTACCCGAGTGGTTTCTGGACGATGAGCGTAAACACCGGAAGAAGCCAATACCCGTCACTAGAGAGATGGTGGACGAATTCAAACAGAAATGGAAGGAGATCGATGCCCGGCCCATCAAACGAGTGGCTGAAGCCAAGgccaggaagaagaggagg ATGCTGAAAAAGATGGAGACGGCAAAGAAGAAGGCAGAGGCAGTTGTCAACACAGTGGACATCACTGAGAGGGAGAAGATGGCTCAGCTAAAGAG TATCTACAAGAAAGCAGGCATcgggaaggaaaagagagacgTCACATATGTCGTGACCAAAAAGGGAGCCGGCAAGAAGGTGAGCCGGCCCCCTGGCGTCAAGGGAGTCTTCAAAGTAGTAGACGGTCGAATGAAGAAAGACCTGCGGGCGACGCAGAGGAAAGACAAACGCGATAAAAAGGGCAAAGGAAAAGGGGCAAAACCCAAAGGAAGAATACCAAAAGGTGGCAGAAAGAAGGGTGCAAAATAA
- the plaat1 gene encoding phospholipase A and acyltransferase 1 gives MDKQQQNYTMASNDPDLPDLCGDPQPGDLIEIFRPAYQHWALYLGDGYIINLTPVDDSQAAAMSSVKSVFSRKAVVRMQLLKEVVGTDTYRVNNKYDHNHTPLPISEIIQRAQVLIGQEVSYDLLGSNCEHFVTLLRYGEGVSEQATRAIGAISLVTAAASAFSVLGLINTRSRNRPF, from the exons AtggataaacaacaacaaaactatACT ATGGCTTCCAATGACCCTGACCTTCCTGACCTCTGTGGTGACCCCCAGCCTGGTgacctcattgagatctttcgACCAGCCTATCAGCACTGGGCTCTCTACCTGGGCGACGGTTACATCATCAACCTGACTCCTGTTG ATGACAGCCAGGCAGCCGCCATGTCCAGTGTGAAGTCCGTCTTCAGCAGGAAGGCAGTGGTGCGCATGCAGCTGCTGAAGGAGGTGGTGGGAACGGACACGTACCGGGTCAACAACAAGTACgaccacaaccacacaccccTGCCCATCTCCGAGATCATCCAGCGAGCGCAAGTCCTCATTGGCCAGGAAGTGTCCTACGACCTGCTGGGGAGCAACTGCGAGCACTTTGTGACCCTCCTGCGTTACGGGGAGGGGGTGTCCGAGCAg GCTACCCGGGCCATTGGGGCCATCAGTTTGGTGACGGCAGCAGCCAGTGCCTTCTCTGTCCTGGGACTGATCAACACACGATCCAGAAACAGACCCTTCTGA
- the mfn1b gene encoding mitofusin-1b — MAAAPPLRRTDSARGEFSPLKHFVVAKKKIGDVFQQLLDYVKETSDFVEETCANKALEDIASEDQKLEIQGYADKLAIIKEVLARRHMKVAFFGRTSNGKSTVVNAMLRDRVLPSGIGHTTNCFLSVEGTDEDMSYLKTEGSDEAKSIKTVNQLAHALHMDESLDAGCLVRVFWPKTKCALLRDDLVLVDSPGTDVTTQLDTWIEKFCLDADVFVLVANSESTLMNTEKHFFHKVNERLSKPNIFILNNRWDASANEPEYMEDVRKQHTDRCVNFLVEELKVVDREQAPDRIFFVSAKEVLNSRMQRAQGMPESGGALAEGFQERLKEFQCFERRFEECISQSAVKTKFEQHTIRAKQITEKVQSIMDDINIEAAEKRVAALEDREYQIDRLEFVKNQLNLLISDIKTKIKAISEEVETKVSGAMGEEICRLHVIIDEFRSDFHPSPQILKIYKSELLAHVEEGMGKNLAYRCSDAVNASVQFSQKYMMESMIPLLPSTAQSQINMLVPSRKFDLCYDLNCATLCSDFQENIEFQFTLGWTALVHRFLGSVNAQKALRLVDQNLQGSRPALPVAMTPTSGPPSIASQANNETALMTQEDLMVAVATNVASLTSRTSMSVIIVGGVVWRTVGWRLIALSTSLYGLLYLYERLTWTTKAKERTLKRQFVDYATEKLQLIVSFTSSSCSHQVQKEMTTTFARLCQQVEQTQRELEAEIRQLTVKIDQLETVLSHSKSLRHKATDLERQLEMFTSQYLQLPQ; from the exons ATGGCTGCAGCCCCTCCACTCAGAAGGACGGACTCCGCTCGGGGGGAGTTTTCTCCCCTCAAGCACTTTGTTGTTGCCAAGAAGAAGATCGGCGACGTGTTTCAACAGCTACTCGATTATGTGAAAGAGACCTCAGACTTTGTAGAAG AAACTTGTGCGAACAAAGCTTTGGAGGACATCGCCAGTGAGGATCAAAAGTTGGAGATCCAGGGATATGCAGACAAACTTGCCATCATTAAGGAGGTGTTGGCCCGCAGGCACATGAAAGTGGCCTTTTTTGGCAG GACAAGTAACGGTAAAAGCACAGTGGTCAACGCCATGCTGAGGGACCGCGTGCTGCCCAGCGGGATTGGCCACACCACTAACTGCTTCCTGAGTGTGGAGGGCACAGATGAAGACATGTCTTACCTCAAGACAGAGGGCTCCGATGAGGCAAAGAGCATCAAG ACAGTAAACCAGCTGGCTCACGCTCTCCACATGGACGAGAGTCTGGACGCAGGCTGTCTCGTGCGCGTCTTCTGGCCAAAAACCAAGTGTGCTCTGCTTCGAGATGACCTGGTGCTTGTAGACAG CCCCGGGACAGATGTCACAACACAACTGGACACCTGGATTGAGAAGTTCTGTCTTGATGCTGATGTGTTCGTGCTGGTGGCCAACTCTGAATCCACTCTCATGAACACG GAAAAGCACTTTTTCCACAAAGTTAATGAACGTCTGTCAAAGCCGAACATCTTCATTCTCAACAACCGTTGGGACGCCTCAGCAAATGAACCGGAGTACATGGAGGAT GTGAGGAAGCAGCACACAGACCGCTGTGTGAACTTCCTGGTGGAGGAGTTGAAGGTTGTGGACCGCGAGCAGGCTCCCGACCGCATTTTCTTTGTCTCCGCCAAAGAGGTGCTCAACTCTCGCATGCAACGTGCTCAGGGCATGCCCGAATCAG GTGGCGCTCTGGCTGAGGGCTTCCAGGAGAGACTGAAGGAGTTCCAGTGCTTTGAGAGGAGGTTTGAG GAGTGTATCTCGCAGtcagcagtgaaaacaaagtTTGAGCAGCACACTATCAGGGCCAAGCAGATCACAGAAAAAGTCCAGAGCATCATGGACGACATCAACATCGAGGCGGCAGAGAAAAG GGTGGCGGCTCTGGAGGACCGAGAGTATCAGATTGACCGACTGGAGTTCGTCAAGAATCAACTCAACCTGCTGATTTCTGACATCAAGACAAAGATTAAAGCCATAAGTGAAGAAGTCGAAACCAAG GTGTCCGGCGCAATGGGGGAGGAAATCTGCCGTCTTCACGTGATCATAGATGAGttccgctccgacttccacccctcacctcaaaTCCTCAAAATCTACAAGTCT GAGCTGCTGGCTCATGTGGAGGAGGGAATGGGCAAGAACCTGGCCTACCGCTGCTCCGACGCCGTGAATGCATCTGTCCAGTTTTCTCAGAAATACATGATGG aGAGCATGATCCCTCTGCTCCCCTCTACGGCCCAGAGCCAAATCAACATGCTGGTACCCAGCAGGAAGTTTGACCTATGTTACGACCTCAACTGTGCCAcactctgcagtgacttccaGGAGAACATTGAGTTTCAGTTTACGTTGGGCTGGACAGCGTTGGTCCACCGCTTCCTGGGATCTGTCAATGCACAGAAAGCCCTCAGACTGGTGGATCAGAACCTACAG GGCTCTCGACCAGCACTTCCCGTGGCCATGACTCCTACCTCAGGACCGCCCTCCATAGCATCGCAAGCAAACAACGAGACAGCCCTGATGACCCAGGAGGACCTGATGGTAGCCGTGGCAACAAATGTGGCCTCCCTCACCTCCCGCACTTCAATGAGCGTTATCATTGTTGGAGGAGTG GTGTGGAGAACAGTTGGCTGGAGGCTGATCGCCCTCTCGACCTCGCTGTACGGCTTGTTGTACCTGTACGAGAGACTCACCTGGACGACGAAGGCAAAGGAGCGCACGCTGAAGCGCCAGTTTGTGGACTATGctacagagaagctgcagctcattgTCAGCTTCACTAGTAGCAGCTGCAGCCACCAGGTCCAAAA GGAGATGACTACGACCTTTGCACGGCTCTGTCAGCAGGTGGAGCAGACGCAAAGAGAGCTGGAGGCAGAAATCCGCCAACTGACAGTCAAGATAGATCAGCTGGAGACTGTCCTGAGCCACTCGAAGAGCCTGCG acacaaaGCCACAGACCTGGAGAGGCAGCTGGAGATGTTCACGAGCCAGTACCTGCAGCTCCCGCAGTGA